In the Quercus lobata isolate SW786 chromosome 5, ValleyOak3.0 Primary Assembly, whole genome shotgun sequence genome, one interval contains:
- the LOC115988791 gene encoding protein TOPLESS isoform X1: MSSLSRELVFLILQFLDEEKLKETVHKLEQESGFFFNMKYFEDEVHNGNWDEVEKYLSGFTKVDDNRYSMKIFFEIRKQKYLEALDKHDRSKAVDILVKDLKVFATFNEELFKEITQLLTLENFRENEQLSKYGDTKSARAIMLVELKKLIEANPLFRDKLQFPNLKNSRLRTLINQSLNWQHQLCKNPRPNPDIKTLFVDHSCGQPNGARAPSPANNPLLGSLPKAGGFPNLGAHGPFQPTPAPVPTPLAGWMSNPSTVTHPTVSGGAIGLGAPSIPAALKHPRTPPTNPSVDYPSGDSDHVSKRTRPMGISDEVNLPVNVLPVTFPGHGHGHGQAFNAPDDLPKNVARTLNQGSSPMSMDFHPIQQTLLLVGTNVGDIALWEVGSRERLVLRNFKVWDLSACSMPLQSALVKDPGVSVNRVIWSPDGTLFGVAYSRHIVQIYSYHGNDEVRQHLEIDAHVGGVNDIAFSHPNKQLCVITCGDDKTIKVWDAATGTKQYTFEGHEAPVYSVCPHYKENIQFIFSTALDGKIKAWLYDNLGSRVDYDAPGRWCTTMAYSADGTRLFSCGTSKDGDSFIVEWNESEGAVKRTYQGFRKRSLGVVQFDTTKNRFLAAGDDFSIKFWDMDNVQLLLTIDADGGLPASPRIRFNKDGSLLAISANENGIKILSNTDGIRLLRTFENLSYDASRASEAVAKPTINPISAAAAAATSAGLADRGASVVAISGMNGDARNLGDVKPRIMEESNDKSKIWKLTEINEPSQCRSLRLPENLRVTKISRLIYTNSGNAVLALASNAIHLLWKWQRSDRNSSGKATASLLPNLWQPPSGILMTNDIADTNPEDSVPCFALSKNDSYVMSASGGKISLFNMMTFKTMTTFMPPPPAATFLAFHPQDNNIIAIGMDDSTIQIYNVRVDEVKSKLKGHSKRITGLAFSHVLNVLVSSGADAQLCVWNSEGWEKQKARILQLPTGRTPAQSDTRVQFHQDQIHFLVVHETQLAIYETTKLECVKQWVPRESAPISHATFSCDSLLVYACFLDATVCVFNAANLRLRCRINPSAYLPANVSSSSVQPLVIAAHPQEPNQFAIGLSDGGVHVFEPLESEGKWGVLPPVENGSVSSVPATPSVGASGSDQAQR; encoded by the exons ATGTCGTCGCTTAGTAGAGAGCTCGTGTTCTTGATCTTACAGTTTCTAGATGAGGAAAAGTTGAAAGAGACTGTTCACAA GCTTGAACAGGAATCTGGGTTTTTCTttaatatgaaatattttgagGATGAGGTGCATAATGGGAATTGGGATGAGGTTGAGAAGTACCTTTCTGGGTTCACAAAAGTGGATGACAATCGATATTCAATGAAAATCTTTTTTGAGATAAGGAAGCAGAAGTATCTTGAGGCATTGGATAA gCATGACCGGTCCAAGGCTGTGGATATATTAGTAAAGGATTTGAAAGTTTTTGCCACATTTAATGAAGAGCTTTTCAAGGAGATCACTCAGCTCTTGACATTGGAGAATTTTAG GGAGAATGAGCAACTTTCCAAGTATGGAGATACCAAGTCTGCAAGAGCAATCATGTTGGTGGAGCTCAAGAAGCTGATTGAAGCAAATCCTTTATTCCGTGATAAATTGCAATTCCCCAATCTTAAAAATTCAAGGTTACGGACCCTCATCAATCAAAG CTTGAATTGGCAGCATCAACTGTGTAAAAACCCAAGGCCAAATCCAGATATAAAAACTCTTTTTGTGGATCACTCATGTGGACAACCAAATGGTGCACGAGCTCCATCACCTGCAAACAATCCACTGCTTGGATCATTACCAAAAGCTGGGGGCTTCCCTAACCTAGGTGCTCATGGG CCTTTTCAACCTACACCAGCACCAGTTCCAACGCCCCTTGCAGGTTGGATGTCCAATCCTTCCACTGTTACTCATCCGACAGTTTCTGGAGGAGCTATTGGTCTTGGTGCTCCATCAATCCCAG CTGCTTTAAAACATCCAAGGACTCCTCCGACCAACCCTTCTGTAGACTACCCGTCTGGGGattctgatcatgtttctaaAAGAACGAGACCAATGGGGATTTCTGATGAg GTAAACCTGCCTGTTAATGTGTTACCAGTAACATTTCCGGGTCATGGTCATGGTCATGGTCAGGCTTTTAATGCTCCAGACGACTTGCCAAAGAATGTCGCACGGACTTTAAATCAAGGATCTTCTCCTATGAGCATGGATTTTCATCCTATTCAACAGACTCTACTTCTTG TTGGTACCAATGTTGGGGACATAGCGTTGTGGGAAGTTGGCTCTAGGGAGCGATTGGTTTTGAGGAACTTCAAAGTTTGGGATCTTAGTGCATGTTCAATGCCTCTGCAG TCAGCTCTAGTTAAAGATCCTGGTGTATCTGTTAACCGCGTGATTTGGAGCCCTGATGGTACTTTATTTG GAGTTGCATACTCCAGGCACATTGTTCAAATATATTCTTATCATGGGAATGATGAAGTACGACAGCATCTGGAG ATTGATGCTCATGTTGGTGGAGTAAATGATATAGCATTCTCCCACCCAAATAAGCAACTTTGTGTGATAACCTGCGGTGATGATAAGACCATCAAG GTGTGGGATGCTGCAACGGGAACAAAGCAGTATACTTTTGAAGGTCACGAGGCTCCTGTTTATTCCGTCTGTCCTCACTATAAGGAAAACATTCAG TTTATCTTTTCTACGGCACTGgatggaaaaataaaagcatggCTGTATGACAACTTGGGATCTCGAGTTGATTATGATGCTCCTGGTCGCTGGTGCACAACAATGGCGTACAGTGCTGATGGTACAAG ACTCTTTTCATGTGGTACAAGTAAGGACGGGGATTCATTTATTGTTGAATGGAATGAAAGTGAAGGGGCTGTTAAAAGGACCTATCAAGGATTCCGCAAGCGTTCTTTGGGTGTTGTGCAATTTGATACAACTAAAAACCGGTTTTTGGCTGCTGGTGATGATTTCTCTATCAAATTCTGGGATATGGACAATGTTCAACTTTTGTTAACTATTGATGCGGACGGAGGCCTCCCA GCGAGCCCACGCATCCGCTTCAACAAGGATGGCTCTCTCTTGGCCATTTCTGCCAACGAAAatggaattaaaatattatccAATACAGATGGCATTAGGTTGTTACGCACATTTGAGAATCTATCTTATGATGCATCAAGAGCGTCTGAAGCTGTTGCAAAG CCTACGATCAACCCAATTTCAGCTGCGGCAGCTGCTGCTACTAGTGCTGGACTTGCAGACAGAGGTGCCTCTGTGGTTGCTATTTCTGGAATG AATGGGGATGCCCGTAATTTGGGGGATGTGAAACCAAGAATAATGGAAGAATCCAATGACAAATCCAAGATTTGGAAGCTCACTGAAATCAATGAACCATCTCAATGCCGATCCCTAAGGCTACCTGAAAACCTAAGAGTAACTAAG ATTTCGAGGTTAATCTACACAAATTCAGGTAATGCTGTTCTGGCATTAGCATCAAATGCCATTCATCTGCTCTGGAAATGGCAGAGAAGTGATCGCAATTCTTCTGGCAAG GCAACTGCCAGTTTGTTACCTAATTTATGGCAACCACCAAGTGGCATTTTAATGACCAACGATATTGCTGACACTAATCCTGAAGATTCTGTTCCCTGTTTTGCTTTATCCAAGAATGATTCTTATGTAATGTCAGCATCTGGAGGGAAGATTTCCTTGTTCAATATGATGACATTTAAG ACCATGACAACTTTCATGCCACCACCACCTGCAGCAACATTTCTTGCTTTCCATCCTCAAGATAATAACATCATTGCCATTGGAATGGATGATTCcacaattcaaatatataacGTCCGTGTAGATGAG GTTAAAAGCAAACTTAAAGGACACTCTAAAAGAATTACTGGCCTTGCCTTTTCTCATGTACTGAATGTGCTGGTTTCATCTGGAGCAGATGCTCAG CTTTGTGTATGGAACTCTGAGGGATGGGAAAAGCAGAAGGCAAGAATCTTGCAGCTTCCAACTGGAAGGACTCCAGCACAGTCAGACACACGTGTACAGTTTCATCAGGACCAGATACACTTTCTGGTTGTACATGAAACTCAGCTTGCCATATATGAAACAACAAAACTAGAATGTGTAAAGCAG TGGGTCCCACGTGAATCTGCCCCCATTTCACATGCTACATTCTCATGTGATAGCCTGTTGGTATATGCCTGCTTCTTAGATGCGACAGTCTGTGTGTTCAATGCTGCAAATCTTAGACTACGTTGTCGAATAAATCCTTCTGCTTATCTTCCTGCTAATGTCAG CAGTTCTAGTGTACAACCACTCGTGATTGCAGCACATCCACAAGAACCAAATCAATTTGCAATAGGACTATCAGATGGGGGGGTTCATGTCTTTGAGCCTCTTGAATCTGAAGGCAAATGGGGTGTGCTTCCACCTGTTGAGAATGGGTCAGTGAGCAGTGTGCCAGCTACTCCTTCAGTTGGAGCTTCAGGTTCTGATCAAGCCCAGAGATGA
- the LOC115988791 gene encoding protein TOPLESS isoform X2, with translation MSSLSRELVFLILQFLDEEKLKETVHKLEQESGFFFNMKYFEDEVHNGNWDEVEKYLSGFTKVDDNRYSMKIFFEIRKQKYLEALDKHDRSKAVDILVKDLKVFATFNEELFKEITQLLTLENFRENEQLSKYGDTKSARAIMLVELKKLIEANPLFRDKLQFPNLKNSRLRTLINQSLNWQHQLCKNPRPNPDIKTLFVDHSCGQPNGARAPSPANNPLLGSLPKAGGFPNLGAHGPFQPTPAPVPTPLAGWMSNPSTVTHPTVSGGAIGLGAPSIPAALKHPRTPPTNPSVDYPSGDSDHVSKRTRPMGISDEVNLPVNVLPVTFPGHGHGHGQAFNAPDDLPKNVARTLNQGSSPMSMDFHPIQQTLLLVGTNVGDIALWEVGSRERLVLRNFKVWDLSACSMPLQSALVKDPGVSVNRVIWSPDGTLFGVAYSRHIVQIYSYHGNDEVRQHLEIDAHVGGVNDIAFSHPNKQLCVITCGDDKTIKVWDAATGTKQYTFEGHEAPVYSVCPHYKENIQFIFSTALDGKIKAWLYDNLGSRVDYDAPGRWCTTMAYSADGTRLFSCGTSKDGDSFIVEWNESEGAVKRTYQGFRKRSLGVVQFDTTKNRFLAAGDDFSIKFWDMDNVQLLLTIDADGGLPASPRIRFNKDGSLLAISANENGIKILSNTDGIRLLRTFENLSYDASRASEAVAKPTINPISAAAAAATSAGLADRGASVVAISGMNGDARNLGDVKPRIMEESNDKSKIWKLTEINEPSQCRSLRLPENLRVTKISRLIYTNSGNAVLALASNAIHLLWKWQRSDRNSSGKATASLLPNLWQPPSGILMTNDIADTNPEDSVPCFALSKNDSYVMSASGGKISLFNMMTFKTMTTFMPPPPAATFLAFHPQDNNIIAIGMDDSTIQIYNVRVDEVKSKLKGHSKRITGLAFSHVLNVLVSSGADAQLCVWNSEGWEKQKARILQLPTGRTPAQSDTRVQFHQDQIHFLVVHETQLAIYETTKLECVKQWVPRESAPISHATFSCDSLLVYACFLDATVCVFNAANLRLRCRINPSAYLPANVSSSVQPLVIAAHPQEPNQFAIGLSDGGVHVFEPLESEGKWGVLPPVENGSVSSVPATPSVGASGSDQAQR, from the exons ATGTCGTCGCTTAGTAGAGAGCTCGTGTTCTTGATCTTACAGTTTCTAGATGAGGAAAAGTTGAAAGAGACTGTTCACAA GCTTGAACAGGAATCTGGGTTTTTCTttaatatgaaatattttgagGATGAGGTGCATAATGGGAATTGGGATGAGGTTGAGAAGTACCTTTCTGGGTTCACAAAAGTGGATGACAATCGATATTCAATGAAAATCTTTTTTGAGATAAGGAAGCAGAAGTATCTTGAGGCATTGGATAA gCATGACCGGTCCAAGGCTGTGGATATATTAGTAAAGGATTTGAAAGTTTTTGCCACATTTAATGAAGAGCTTTTCAAGGAGATCACTCAGCTCTTGACATTGGAGAATTTTAG GGAGAATGAGCAACTTTCCAAGTATGGAGATACCAAGTCTGCAAGAGCAATCATGTTGGTGGAGCTCAAGAAGCTGATTGAAGCAAATCCTTTATTCCGTGATAAATTGCAATTCCCCAATCTTAAAAATTCAAGGTTACGGACCCTCATCAATCAAAG CTTGAATTGGCAGCATCAACTGTGTAAAAACCCAAGGCCAAATCCAGATATAAAAACTCTTTTTGTGGATCACTCATGTGGACAACCAAATGGTGCACGAGCTCCATCACCTGCAAACAATCCACTGCTTGGATCATTACCAAAAGCTGGGGGCTTCCCTAACCTAGGTGCTCATGGG CCTTTTCAACCTACACCAGCACCAGTTCCAACGCCCCTTGCAGGTTGGATGTCCAATCCTTCCACTGTTACTCATCCGACAGTTTCTGGAGGAGCTATTGGTCTTGGTGCTCCATCAATCCCAG CTGCTTTAAAACATCCAAGGACTCCTCCGACCAACCCTTCTGTAGACTACCCGTCTGGGGattctgatcatgtttctaaAAGAACGAGACCAATGGGGATTTCTGATGAg GTAAACCTGCCTGTTAATGTGTTACCAGTAACATTTCCGGGTCATGGTCATGGTCATGGTCAGGCTTTTAATGCTCCAGACGACTTGCCAAAGAATGTCGCACGGACTTTAAATCAAGGATCTTCTCCTATGAGCATGGATTTTCATCCTATTCAACAGACTCTACTTCTTG TTGGTACCAATGTTGGGGACATAGCGTTGTGGGAAGTTGGCTCTAGGGAGCGATTGGTTTTGAGGAACTTCAAAGTTTGGGATCTTAGTGCATGTTCAATGCCTCTGCAG TCAGCTCTAGTTAAAGATCCTGGTGTATCTGTTAACCGCGTGATTTGGAGCCCTGATGGTACTTTATTTG GAGTTGCATACTCCAGGCACATTGTTCAAATATATTCTTATCATGGGAATGATGAAGTACGACAGCATCTGGAG ATTGATGCTCATGTTGGTGGAGTAAATGATATAGCATTCTCCCACCCAAATAAGCAACTTTGTGTGATAACCTGCGGTGATGATAAGACCATCAAG GTGTGGGATGCTGCAACGGGAACAAAGCAGTATACTTTTGAAGGTCACGAGGCTCCTGTTTATTCCGTCTGTCCTCACTATAAGGAAAACATTCAG TTTATCTTTTCTACGGCACTGgatggaaaaataaaagcatggCTGTATGACAACTTGGGATCTCGAGTTGATTATGATGCTCCTGGTCGCTGGTGCACAACAATGGCGTACAGTGCTGATGGTACAAG ACTCTTTTCATGTGGTACAAGTAAGGACGGGGATTCATTTATTGTTGAATGGAATGAAAGTGAAGGGGCTGTTAAAAGGACCTATCAAGGATTCCGCAAGCGTTCTTTGGGTGTTGTGCAATTTGATACAACTAAAAACCGGTTTTTGGCTGCTGGTGATGATTTCTCTATCAAATTCTGGGATATGGACAATGTTCAACTTTTGTTAACTATTGATGCGGACGGAGGCCTCCCA GCGAGCCCACGCATCCGCTTCAACAAGGATGGCTCTCTCTTGGCCATTTCTGCCAACGAAAatggaattaaaatattatccAATACAGATGGCATTAGGTTGTTACGCACATTTGAGAATCTATCTTATGATGCATCAAGAGCGTCTGAAGCTGTTGCAAAG CCTACGATCAACCCAATTTCAGCTGCGGCAGCTGCTGCTACTAGTGCTGGACTTGCAGACAGAGGTGCCTCTGTGGTTGCTATTTCTGGAATG AATGGGGATGCCCGTAATTTGGGGGATGTGAAACCAAGAATAATGGAAGAATCCAATGACAAATCCAAGATTTGGAAGCTCACTGAAATCAATGAACCATCTCAATGCCGATCCCTAAGGCTACCTGAAAACCTAAGAGTAACTAAG ATTTCGAGGTTAATCTACACAAATTCAGGTAATGCTGTTCTGGCATTAGCATCAAATGCCATTCATCTGCTCTGGAAATGGCAGAGAAGTGATCGCAATTCTTCTGGCAAG GCAACTGCCAGTTTGTTACCTAATTTATGGCAACCACCAAGTGGCATTTTAATGACCAACGATATTGCTGACACTAATCCTGAAGATTCTGTTCCCTGTTTTGCTTTATCCAAGAATGATTCTTATGTAATGTCAGCATCTGGAGGGAAGATTTCCTTGTTCAATATGATGACATTTAAG ACCATGACAACTTTCATGCCACCACCACCTGCAGCAACATTTCTTGCTTTCCATCCTCAAGATAATAACATCATTGCCATTGGAATGGATGATTCcacaattcaaatatataacGTCCGTGTAGATGAG GTTAAAAGCAAACTTAAAGGACACTCTAAAAGAATTACTGGCCTTGCCTTTTCTCATGTACTGAATGTGCTGGTTTCATCTGGAGCAGATGCTCAG CTTTGTGTATGGAACTCTGAGGGATGGGAAAAGCAGAAGGCAAGAATCTTGCAGCTTCCAACTGGAAGGACTCCAGCACAGTCAGACACACGTGTACAGTTTCATCAGGACCAGATACACTTTCTGGTTGTACATGAAACTCAGCTTGCCATATATGAAACAACAAAACTAGAATGTGTAAAGCAG TGGGTCCCACGTGAATCTGCCCCCATTTCACATGCTACATTCTCATGTGATAGCCTGTTGGTATATGCCTGCTTCTTAGATGCGACAGTCTGTGTGTTCAATGCTGCAAATCTTAGACTACGTTGTCGAATAAATCCTTCTGCTTATCTTCCTGCTAATGTCAG TTCTAGTGTACAACCACTCGTGATTGCAGCACATCCACAAGAACCAAATCAATTTGCAATAGGACTATCAGATGGGGGGGTTCATGTCTTTGAGCCTCTTGAATCTGAAGGCAAATGGGGTGTGCTTCCACCTGTTGAGAATGGGTCAGTGAGCAGTGTGCCAGCTACTCCTTCAGTTGGAGCTTCAGGTTCTGATCAAGCCCAGAGATGA